The proteins below are encoded in one region of Rhododendron vialii isolate Sample 1 chromosome 7a, ASM3025357v1:
- the LOC131333648 gene encoding extracellular ribonuclease LE-like — protein MEFKNSLLIELLIVQCLLVCCLAQGFDFFYFVQQWPGSYCDTQQSCCYPTTWKPNSDFGIHGLWPNNDDGSYPSNCDPNNPFDQSEVSDLISSLQTSWPTLACPSGNGVSFWSHEWDKHGTCSESMFDQHGYFQLALNLKGQLNLLQILQGAGINPDGGSYSLSSIQGAINNAIGSTPWIECNVDESGNSQLFQVYICVDNSGSNIIQCPIMPNSGKCGSSTIEFPTF, from the exons atgGAATTCAAGAATTCATTATTGATCGAGCTGTTGATTGTGCAATGCCTATTAGTTTGTTGCCTAGCTCAAGGTTTTGATTTCTTCTACTTTGTCCAACAG TGGCCAGGATCATACTGCGACACACAACAGAGTTGTTGCTATCCCACCACATGGAAACCGAACTCAGATTTCGGTATCCATGGACTTTGGCCGAATAACGACGACGGCTCTTACCCATCAAATTGCGATCCTAACAACCCTTTTGATCAATCAGAG GTTTCCGACTTGATCAGCAGCTTGCAAACGAGTTGGCCAACACTGGCATGCCCGAGCGGTAACGGAGTGTCGTTCTGGTCACATGAATGGGATAAACATGGGACATGCTCCGAGTCGATGTTTGATCAGCACGGGTATTTCCAGTTGGCTCTCAACTTAAAAGGACAATTAAACCTACTTCAAATTCTTCAGGGGGCAG GAATTAACCCGGACGGGGGGTCGTATAGCTTGAGCAGCATTCAAGGAGCAATCAACAATGCAATTGGGTCTACTCCATGGATAGAGTGCAATGTTGATGAATCTGGAAATAGCCAATTATTCCAAGTTTATATTTGTGTGGACAATTCTGGATCAAACATTATTCAGTGCCCAATTATGCCAAATAGTGGAAAGTGTGGTTCAAGTACTATAGAGTTTCCTACTTTCTAG
- the LOC131334014 gene encoding RING-H2 finger protein ATL56-like: MYIVGFVILHSVVSYLLLELMTTDMYPGEEDDSSLPLSIEELPVISFPDGQLAKSSSTCAICLEHFRREERCRVFPACKHMFHAQCIDLWLAKRLTCPVCRAPCRIEVKPNTSSGSDDRNHMSSYHVFRSTSVLSQYFWC; the protein is encoded by the coding sequence ATGTATATTGTTGGCTTTGTGATCCTGCATTCCGTAGTATCTTATCTTCTCCTGGAACTCATGACTACAGATATGTATCCCGGAGAGGAGGACGACAGTTCTCTGCCTTTATCCATCGAAGAGTTGCCGGTGATCTCTTTCCCAGACGGCCAGTTAGCGAAATCCTCGAGTACTTGTGCTATTTGCTTGGAACATTTTCGACGCGAGGAGCGTTGCAGGGTGTTTCCAGCTTGCAAGCACATGTTTCACGCTCAATGCATTGATCTTTGGTTGGCGAAACGACTCACCTGCCCAGTTTGTCGCGCCCCGTGCAGAATTGAAGTGAAGCCTAACACAAGTTCCGGTTCTGATGACCGAAATCACATGTCGTCTTACCATGTTTTCCGGTCTACGTCTGTGTTATCACAATATTTCTGGTGctaa